In Legionella spiritensis, the following proteins share a genomic window:
- a CDS encoding IS66 family transposase, which yields MGMPFHRQEYVQSLLGFPIPASTQWQLMEELTGCALLVFPALEKLAANGSLIHNENTVLRIVDTIHHNRLNPDKKRTGMYTTGILAQNGAHKIAFFYNSQRHSGENMERLLNKRHKSNAKVIQMCDALNHNIPETHDTIVCNCLSHGFRKFDELQAFYPEHCLPIKCLLDVAHCLNSVPRFE from the coding sequence ATGGGCATGCCCTTTCATCGGCAAGAATACGTTCAATCACTTCTTGGTTTTCCCATTCCGGCATCCACCCAATGGCAATTGATGGAAGAGCTGACGGGTTGTGCGTTGTTAGTATTCCCAGCCTTAGAGAAACTAGCGGCCAATGGTTCTTTGATTCACAATGAGAATACTGTTCTTAGAATCGTAGATACGATTCATCACAACAGACTAAATCCTGATAAAAAACGTACCGGCATGTACACCACAGGAATATTGGCACAAAACGGCGCCCATAAAATAGCATTTTTTTATAATAGCCAACGTCACTCTGGTGAAAATATGGAGCGTCTTCTTAATAAGCGACATAAGAGTAATGCAAAGGTCATCCAAATGTGTGATGCACTAAATCATAACATCCCTGAAACCCATGACACTATTGTATGCAACTGCTTGTCTCATGGCTTTCGTAAGTTTGATGAGTTACAGGCATTCTACCCAGAACACTGCCTGCCCATCAAATGTCTGCTCGATGTTGCCCATTGTCTAAATTCTGTTCCGCGCTTTGAGTGA
- the rhuM gene encoding RhuM family protein, protein MSPKTIKATPGIIRVLLFSPTTDSFNNHFLLLYSGDSVIWASYLRQDHNFNQAWFLCNPKYYNLDVIISVGYRVHSKRGTEFRQWATSSRHLMGRQCSG, encoded by the coding sequence ATGAGTCCAAAAACCATAAAAGCAACTCCTGGTATAATCAGGGTGCTACTGTTCTCACCCACCACAGACTCTTTTAATAATCATTTTTTGTTACTTTATTCGGGTGACAGTGTCATTTGGGCTTCCTATCTTCGACAGGATCATAATTTTAACCAGGCATGGTTTTTGTGTAATCCGAAGTATTATAATTTGGACGTGATTATTTCCGTTGGTTATCGTGTTCACTCAAAGCGCGGAACAGAATTTAGACAATGGGCAACATCGAGCAGACATTTGATGGGCAGGCAGTGTTCTGGGTAG
- a CDS encoding RtcB family protein, which translates to MNSLKNETLLMPALLRDPGCGFLLFKLFSVDKKKLKYLSQSLIEFCENLEDRKLEHKQLLEEVMVHGVSHLHVTTSKFANDKFSVLLDYLFIDLSLDELCKDLSQITNSLEIKIPMEEQNSASSKVDLLGFIHTGSEYLPKVILEQWFQRAVGYTYGNNIANIEQINMGLYGFNDNSEEALEYQQCIYAAMNYCIYKRWLLFSELKKYLYHTHHIEIDMVNDRCHAGLFNNNIDGSSYIIQTRGVQLAEKSGNNVFLMAGHKESVSYLFQGLKTNYIGHGTSYAVDVKFNYEESLPYELKYDLSSIMANTTLNSNNILPYNYNIEQQRKHLEGMYSACTTLYPVFNYQGRYLRAVNL; encoded by the coding sequence TTGAATAGTTTAAAAAATGAAACTCTGTTGATGCCTGCGCTGCTGCGTGATCCAGGATGCGGTTTTCTATTGTTTAAATTATTTTCTGTTGATAAAAAAAAACTGAAGTATTTAAGTCAGTCACTGATAGAATTCTGCGAAAATCTTGAAGATAGAAAACTAGAGCATAAACAATTACTGGAAGAAGTGATGGTGCACGGAGTTAGCCATCTCCATGTAACTACTTCTAAATTTGCAAATGATAAATTTTCAGTATTACTGGACTATCTTTTTATTGATCTTTCCTTAGATGAACTATGCAAAGATTTATCTCAAATAACCAATTCACTTGAAATCAAAATACCCATGGAGGAACAAAATAGTGCTTCCAGCAAAGTGGATTTATTAGGGTTTATTCATACAGGAAGTGAATATTTGCCCAAAGTTATTTTGGAACAGTGGTTTCAAAGAGCTGTAGGCTATACCTACGGCAATAATATAGCGAATATTGAGCAGATAAATATGGGGCTGTATGGCTTTAATGATAATAGCGAAGAGGCGCTAGAATATCAGCAGTGCATTTACGCCGCAATGAATTATTGCATTTACAAGCGATGGTTGCTTTTTAGTGAGTTAAAGAAATATTTGTATCATACTCACCACATAGAAATTGATATGGTGAATGATCGTTGTCATGCAGGACTTTTCAATAACAATATAGACGGTAGCTCTTACATTATACAAACCAGGGGCGTTCAGTTAGCAGAAAAAAGTGGTAATAATGTTTTTTTAATGGCTGGTCACAAAGAAAGTGTTTCATATTTATTTCAAGGGTTGAAAACAAATTATATTGGGCATGGTACAAGCTATGCAGTAGATGTAAAATTTAATTATGAGGAATCTCTGCCTTATGAGCTGAAGTATGATTTGTCTTCGATTATGGCGAATACTACACTTAATAGTAACAACATATTACCTTATAACTACAATATAGAACAACAAAGGAAGCATCTTGAGGGTATGTACTCAGCTTGCACTACTTTGTATCCAGTTTTTAACTATCAAGGAAGGTATTTAAGAGCGGTCAATTTATGA